AAGAAAGGGCAAAAAATGAGTCTACTGTTGAGCAAATTGACACGACAGCGGCAAGCACTAGCATGGCCAGAATCGAAGTAACCGGCCCTTGCCCTAAACTGAGGATGAGTTCGCGAGGCGCGGCGACTTGAATGATTGCGGCGATGGCGCTTCCGATGACTAATACCGCGCCTAATTCCCGCAGTTCTTGCACTGTATTTTCTAACAGCAGTCGCAGTTGGTATGGCAGGGGTTTCTTTGCGGTTGCGGTGGCAGCTAAGGAGGCTTGCAAAACTACGGGGTCCATCCGCACCGGCATTCCCGGATCACCGAGCAAAAATGTCCCAGACTGCAACAGAGGGGATGTTAATTCAGATCCACCTATGGCTGAGGGTTGCGGTTTGGGTGGGTTATAGCGAGGCATGGCGCGGGCAAGTGCCGGCTGCAACAACGGACGTAAATCAGCTTGGGCGCTGAATACACAGCCAATTGTGGTGGCAATGAGTAAGCTAAACAGCACGCGCAGCACGACAATTTCCGGCTGATCTCGAAAGGCGATCCAAGTTGACCACAGTACGATCGGGTTAACGGTGGGGGCTGCTAGTAAAAACCCAACCGCTACAGGTGCCGGCACGCCTTGCATCAGTAACCGCCGCGCCACCGGCACGTTGCCGCACTCGCACACGGGAAACAAAAAGCCGATTGAACTGCCGACTAAAGCCCCTAGCAGCGGGTTACGAGGCATGGCTTTAATCAGTTTGCCTTCATCAATAAATAGCAGCAGCAAGCCTGAGAACAATACCCCCAACAGCAGGAAGGGCATTGCCTCTACTAATAAACTTAAGAACAGGGTAAACGCCTGATTGAGTTGATTCATGCAGGTTGGAGTGAGGAGCGTTACGTTTTTTATGCTGTGCTAAGCCATTTCATCATTAAAGCTTGCTTGCAGCAAATCCGCTACAACGCCCAATTCCTTAAAAATGCTGGACTCAGCACAGAAGGGCGCAGTTTTGGGTTTAGCAAAGCTGCTATGCGAGTGAATCG
This genomic window from Microcoleus sp. FACHB-68 contains:
- a CDS encoding permease, yielding MNQLNQAFTLFLSLLVEAMPFLLLGVLFSGLLLLFIDEGKLIKAMPRNPLLGALVGSSIGFLFPVCECGNVPVARRLLMQGVPAPVAVGFLLAAPTVNPIVLWSTWIAFRDQPEIVVLRVLFSLLIATTIGCVFSAQADLRPLLQPALARAMPRYNPPKPQPSAIGGSELTSPLLQSGTFLLGDPGMPVRMDPVVLQASLAATATAKKPLPYQLRLLLENTVQELRELGAVLVIGSAIAAIIQVAAPRELILSLGQGPVTSILAMLVLAAVVSICSTVDSFFALSFASTFTSGSLLAFLVFGPMIDLKGIGLMLLLFKKKAVIYLFVLAGQLTFLLTLLVNLHFS